The nucleotide window GAGTACACCACGTAAAAATCATTTATAGTATTGATTATTTGAGCTACAAATTAGATACCTAGAATAACAAAGTGTATAGGAGTGATCATTAATAACTCAATTATGTTCCCTATTTCGGATTACAGTAGAATGGCCTTTAATCTATATTATGGGGTTTTAAGATTACCCTCAATAATTCCCTCAAGCTGTTACCGTTACTGCACACCATTTCAGTccgtttttaacaaaatgttatgatATTGTTACACTCTAATTTTGGTATAACGCCTTTTGCTAAAATAATGATTTACCGACGGAATTGCAAACTGTGCTGGGCTCCCCGACGTcacaatattcatatctaacatCTGGATCTGTTGTGTAACACCAAGGTCCATTTGTAGAGTTACGAGGGTTACGGCAATAGTTATGGTCACCGAGTCCTGCTTCCGGATACAGGTCATGTGTAATTTGGTAGTGTGAATGAGGTGTATGAGATGTCCATTTTTACAAGGTCTGCACTGCTTGTAAAGGACACATTTCCGCGATAATTTAGTGCTTTGTAGGTGTCAGTATAGCACTCTGGATCTTTAAAACAAAATGCAATATATTTAGAATATAAATTCAAAGCCGAATTGTGCCTCATATGTATAATACAATACGATATTTTATGTCCTTGCTTTATTGTTGGTTGGTTGTAGTACTGTTGTTGTTTTCGGATGTAGGCTTATGAGATCAATGTATTTCTTCAGATTTCAGGTTTATACAGGATTCGAATTTGGTCTTGTAGTTTtcgtcttgtaatagcaacatatagaaaaacaatagtttgcatatATAAAACTACTACTTAGTATGTTTATACAGTggagcggtcactgggttttAACTGTTCTCGAGGTATGTGGCGATTTTAAAAAGTGGCCATGTGGTAGGGCTTATATATCGGCCACCAATCAACAACTCGGAAAGTCGAAGTTTCTGCTACATTGTTATGTTGTTGTGACATTGTTATGACTTCATAGAAGATAAACATTCAAAGCTAGTGTGTGGTAAAATTATTTCTGGCTTTGTATAACGTCCAAAAGCAAAATGGTTATTTACCAACGTAATTGCAAACTCTGCTGGGCTCCCCGACATCACAAGTTTCGTATCTGACATCTGGTTCTGTTGTGTAACACCAAGGTCTATCTAGGCCATTGGGGTTGCGGCAATAGTTATGGTCACCGAGTCCAGCGTCCGGATACACAGCAGGTGTGATGTGGTGGTGGGAATGAGGTGTATGAGATGTCCATTTTGGCAAGGTCTATCATTTCTTGTAACAGACACACTGCCGCGATAATCTAGTGCCTTGAAGGTGCCAGTGTAACACTCTGGATCTTTAAAATAACATACACAAAATATTGTTCTTGATCCTAATTATATCTAATATCTAATATTTCACGGCCTTTATCTCAAAAATACGACGTACATAATAATACTCTGTGTTTTTGGCTGAACAAGtcacaaaatgttattaaacTGTAACtgtattaaaatataaaaatttaatattatgaCATCCTAGATGAAATACATTTTAACAGTATGTTAGTGTAGTGTTGTGCGCCCGTAACTCAATTAGGCGATTAACCAATCACGTACCAGTAGTCATTTGACCGTCATTATATCTGGCGTTTCATCTTATTATGAGGTCCCCAACGATCTTTCAGTAGGCATGATTATTCAGGCGTTGTGTTatagtaaaataattatttaccagcaTAATTGCACACTGTGCTGGGCTCCCCGACGTCACAATATTCATATCTGACATCTGGATCTGTTGTGTAACACCAAGGTCCATTTGGATCATCAAAAGGGTTGCGGCAATAGTTATGGTCACCGAGTCCTGCTTCCGGGTACAGCCCAGGGGTGATGTGTTGGTGGGAATGAGGTGTATGAGATGTCCATTTTTGACAAGTTTGGTTATTTCTTGTAAAAGACACACTCCCGCGATAATTTAGTGCCTCGAAGGTATTTGTAAAACACTCAGGATCTttgaaataaaatacaacaaataaaaagatattTCCTACCTTTTCCTATAGCATATTATTCAATACATAATAAACATCATGCTGCACTAACTATGGATATGAGAGCTATCCAGACTACCCCCAAACTATTA belongs to Amphiura filiformis chromosome 18, Afil_fr2py, whole genome shotgun sequence and includes:
- the LOC140139923 gene encoding plasminogen-like; the encoded protein is MSILILLLCLTFADKYKLTLSQYCNGNFDFLCDNGACIYSGFQCDGENDCQDMTDEQNCDPECFTNTFEALNYRGSVSFTRNNQTCQKWTSHTPHSHQHITPGLYPEAGLGDHNYCRNPFDDPNGPWCYTTDPDVRYEYCDVGEPSTVCNYADPECYTGTFKALDYRGSVSVTRNDRPCQNGHLIHLIPTTTSHLLCIRTLDSVTITIAATPMA